In Clostridium swellfunianum, a genomic segment contains:
- the uxuA gene encoding mannonate dehydratase yields the protein MQMTFRWYGEGNDSISLAEIRQIPGVTGIVWSLHDMPAGEEWSMERILKEKEIIEKHGFNIDVVESVNVHEDIKLGLPTREKYIENYKKTIEKLGKVGVKVICYNFMPVFDWTRTDLHRELPDGSTALFYEKAKIENADPMELVENIAHGVKGYTMPGWEPERLSKLKELFKAYENVTEEDLWNNLKYFLEQIIPVCEANNVKMAIHPDDPAWPIFGLPRLIINKDNVRRFLSLVDSPYNGLTFCSGSLGSNPNNDLIGIIKEFAPRIHFAHIRNIKHFENGDFIETSHKNSDGSLDVVGMVTALHEAGFKGYARPDHGRHLWNEKCRPGYGLYDRALGIMYLWGVWDSLEKNR from the coding sequence ATGCAAATGACATTTAGATGGTATGGCGAAGGAAATGATTCAATAAGCCTAGCTGAAATAAGACAAATACCTGGAGTTACAGGTATCGTTTGGTCTCTTCATGATATGCCTGCTGGTGAAGAATGGTCAATGGAAAGAATTCTTAAAGAAAAAGAAATAATAGAAAAACATGGTTTCAATATTGATGTTGTAGAAAGTGTAAACGTTCATGAAGACATTAAGCTTGGTCTTCCTACAAGAGAAAAGTATATAGAAAACTACAAGAAAACAATTGAGAAGCTTGGAAAGGTTGGAGTTAAGGTAATCTGCTACAACTTCATGCCTGTTTTTGACTGGACTAGAACAGATTTACACAGGGAGCTTCCAGACGGTTCTACTGCCTTGTTCTATGAAAAGGCTAAAATTGAAAATGCAGATCCAATGGAGCTTGTAGAAAATATAGCTCACGGCGTTAAGGGCTATACAATGCCAGGCTGGGAGCCTGAAAGACTATCAAAATTAAAGGAGCTTTTCAAGGCTTATGAAAATGTTACAGAGGAAGATTTATGGAACAACTTAAAGTACTTCCTTGAACAAATTATTCCTGTTTGTGAAGCTAACAATGTAAAGATGGCTATACATCCAGATGATCCAGCATGGCCAATCTTCGGGCTTCCAAGATTAATAATTAATAAAGACAATGTTAGAAGATTCTTAAGCTTAGTGGATAGCCCATACAACGGATTAACCTTCTGCAGCGGTTCTCTTGGTTCAAATCCTAACAATGATCTTATAGGAATAATCAAGGAATTTGCGCCAAGAATACATTTTGCACATATAAGAAATATAAAACATTTTGAAAATGGTGATTTTATTGAAACATCCCACAAAAATTCCGATGGTTCACTTGATGTAGTTGGAATGGTTACAGCTCTTCATGAAGCTGGCTTTAAGGGCTATGCGAGACCTGACCACGGAAGGCACCTATGGAATGAAAAGTGCAGACCTGGCTACGGACTATATGACAGAGCACTTGGAATCATGTACTTATGGGGAGTATGGGACTCTCTTGAAAAAAATAGATAA